The DNA window TACACTTCTTCTGGCTGGAGGATGATGCCTCTGCCACGCTCGCTCCCCCAATGCCCTCATAGCGAGGATCGTCGTCCGGTCGAAGGTGGAGCCGGAATCGTACCGACCAGCGGCGGACGTGCCCACATCCCGACGGGACAGGCGGGATAGTGATCAGGTTGCATCGTCAGATTCACCCGGTCCTCGCCCCGAAACGCACGTCCCCAACGCAGAATGTCCTCCGCAATTCGACAATAAAGAGAGGCCCCCTGCTCAGGGAAAATCGCAAGATTCACGCCTCGCGGCACCGGCCAGATTTCAACGAGACGGATCTCATCGAGCGGCAGTGTGTGGTCGACCGCCCCCGTCCAACTCCACCCCGTAATCGACAGCCGGTCGTCGTATAGGGCAATCGTGCCAAGCCACAAGGTGCGTCGCTGCAGGGTGAGCGCAGAGCGGAGAATGTACTCCTCTTCGGGATCGGTCCTCATGGGTCTGGAGCGTCTATGAAACCAAAAGGGGGCACCCGCATCGAACGGCAACCCGATTGTTTCAAGAATTTGTGAGACTACCGGTCCAGACGTCGTTTGTCCCTGTCCGCTCTCGAGGCTAGGAAGCCGCCGGGGTGGTTTCCTTCTTTTCAGGATCGGTGGTCGCGAGATACTCTTCTACCCGAGACCCGCCATCCGCCGCATCCCAACGCCTCAGCACCTGCATGACCGCTGCGTGCGGGTCGAGATGAAAGCGATCGGCCCCAAATCGAGCATAGAGCCCCGATCGGCGCACCGTTTCCCGAACGGGCCCGATGAGACCAGTCAAGTGCACCTCGATCCCGTCTTCTTCGAGCCGGTTTGCAACCGAATCGAGCGCCTCCACGGCCGTGGTATCGAGCGCATTGATGCTGCTTCCGTCCACCACCACGACACTCACGTCGCGTCCCTCCCGCTTGCTTTTTTCTAGCAGGAAGTCCCGAAAATAGTCAGAGTTGGCAAACGAGTAGGCCGCATCAACCCGGAGGATCAGGATGTCCTGAAGGCGAATGGCTTGCTCGAACCGATCCACGTCCCGAAAGCGACGCGTGCCCGGGACGTGCCCGAGTTCGGCCACATTCGGACGGCTGATGCGAAACAGAACGCCAAGAACGGAGGCCCCGATCCCCAGCAAGATTCCTTCTTGCACTCCGATGAAGAGCGTGCTCGCGGCCGTAAAGAGGGCAATGTAGCCGTCCCGTCGCCGGGCCCGAAACAGCATCCGCAGCTCGTGGAGGTCGATGAGTCCAAGGCCGGACACGACAATAATCGCGGCCAGGGCCGGCACGGGGAGATAATAGAACAGCGGGGTCAAGAAGAGCAACGTTAGGGCAATCACGCCCGCCGCAAACGCATTGGCCAGCGGCGTTTGGGCTCCCGCCTGGTCGTTCACCGCCGATCGTGAGAAGCTCCCGGACGCCGGAATGGCTTGAAAAAAGCTCCCGACGACATTGCCCGCACCGACCCCGATCAGCTCCTGATTGGGATTGATGTTGTATCCGTGCCGTTTCGCAAAGATGCGCCCGAGCGAGGCATCTTTCATAAACTGCACCAGGGCCAAGGTAATGGCGGCCGGAAGCAGTGCATTCAGGTCCGAGAAACTTGTGCTCCACACCTCAGGGGTCGGCAGTCCCGTCGGGATCGCGCCAATGACTTCGACCCCGTCCTGCCCCAGTCCAAGGCCCCAGCTGCCAACCGTCCCCAACACAACCACGACCAGCGGCCCTGGCACGCGTGGCCACCATCGAGACAGCCCGACCAACACCCCGATACATCCCACGCTGAGCCCAAGGGTGAGTCCATGCGTGTCTCCGGCGTGCTGCAGGGCATCCCAGAGCAGCACATGAACGTACTGCGAGCGGCCGAGCTCGACCCCAAGGAGATTTCCCAGCTGACTGCAGGCAATAATCAGCGAGGCGGCAGACGTGAGCCCTGCGATCACGGGGCGGGAGAGAAGCCCCGCCACGAAGCCGAGCCGCAGTCCTCCCATTGCAACTTGAATCACCCCCACCATGGCCGTCAGCAAAATCGCAAGCGCGACGTACCGCTCGGTTCCGCTCTGGGCCAGCGCGCCTACCCCGGCGGCGACGATGAGCATGTCGATCGCCACCGGCCCAATGGCCAGTTGTCGTGAGCTCCCGAACAGGGGGTAGATCAGCAACGGGACGAGCCCCGCATAGAGGCCGTAGATGGGCGGCATCCCCGCAATCACGGCGTAGGCCATGCCCTGTGGGATCAGCATCGTTCCCACCGTGAGGCCTGCCGTGGCGTCGCGCCGGAGCCGATCGGCCGTGTAGTTGGAGACCCACTCAGAGATCGGGAGATACCCCTGAAGCCAGGTCCCTACACGTTGGAGCATGAGCCGTGTCAATCATGGAAAAGATCCTCGGACGACCGCGTTTCCCGTGTTTCTGAACAAACACACGTGCAGAAACCTCAACTGCCTCAGTTGATCCCCTCGCGGTGTGAAGGGTGGAAAAGAACTGGCAAACGCTTGTCCTCTGTTTTTGACACCAATGACATCACGCACGCCGTCCAGCCCGCTCTCAGCAGAGCTGGACTGTCCTGCGCCCCCCTACACTCGCACGTCCGCCCCCACCGACGCATTGTCGTCCGTCTTCGGGTCGGCCAGTGCCTCTGCCTCTGCAATCAGGTCTTCAATTTGGGCAAGTCCCTTCTCCCAAAACTGCTCGTCCTCCAGGTCCACCCCAAGCTGCCCAACGAGCTCGTGGGGCCAGTCGGACCCACCCGCCCGCAGCAGATCAACGTACTGTTCGGCAAACGCATCCCCGGCCTCCTGATAGCGCGCATAGAGGGCCAGTACAAGTAGCTCGCCGAAGGCGTAGGCGTACACGTAGCCGGGCGTGTGGAGAAAGTGGGGGATGTAGCTCCACCAATGCCGGTAGTGATCGCCGAGCGTGACGCTGTCCTCGAACATCGCCTCCTGCGTCTCCATCCAGTGCTCCGCGAATCGCTCCGGCTGCAGCTCGCCGTCCTCTCGTCGCTCGGTGTGAATGCGATCCTCGAACCGATTCATCGCCATCTGCCGGAAAACGGTGGCCAGTGTATCGTCGATCTTGGAAACCAGCATCGCGAGGCGATTCTGCGGATCGTCCTCCTGCCGCATGAGACGCTGGAAGACCAGCATCTCGCCAAAGACCGACGCCATTTCAGCGGTGGTCAGGGGCGTACCGTGATGAAAGATCGTCTGCTCTCGCGAAAGGAACTGGTGCACCCCGTGCCCCAACTCGTGGGCGAGCGTCTGCACGTCGCGCGGCTTCCCAGTGTAGTTGAGCAGCACATACGGATGCGCACTTGGCACCGTGCCGTGACTAAACGCCCCACTTCGCTTCCCCTCGGCCATTGTCGCATCAATCCAGTTCTCCTCAAAAAACCGGCGCGCCACATCCTGCATGTCCGGATGGAAGTCGCCATAGGCGTCCAGAACCATCGACCGGGCCTCCCCCCACTCGTACGTCGTATCCGCCTCCCCCACTGGCGCGTACCGGTCGTAATCGTACAGTTCATCCAGATCGAGAAGCCGACGCTTGAGCTCGTAGAAGCGAGCCACAAGGTCGTATCGTCCCGTGACAGACTCGATCAGGGCCTGCACCGTCTCGTCGTCCACCTCATTCGAAAGGTTTCGACTCTCCAACCAGTGATCGTAGTTCCGAAGCCGGTCGGTCGAGGCCTTGTCGGCCAGCAGTGTATTGAAGACAAAGGTGAGCGTCCGCTGATTTTCCGTAAGTCCCTCCGTGAAGGAGAGGGCCGCATTCCGGCGCAACTCACGATCCGGCTCGTAGAGCTTCGACAGAATCTCTTCCTGCGTGAGCTCCTCTCCCTCCAGCTCATAACGCGTGGCTCCCAGGGTTTCGTCGAAGTAGCGGGTCCAGGCCTGCGTTCCAGTGATGCTCTTCTCGGACAACACCTTCTCCTCCGGCTCACTGAGCACGTGCTCTTTTTGGAGATACTCGGTCTCCAGATAGTGCCGATAGTCCGCCACAGCCTCATGCTCCAGAATCTCGCTGGCATGTGCTTCCTCTACGTCCGCCCATTCGACCTCGACAAAGAGCAGCTTCTGATTCGTACGGTTGTAGGCTTCCCGAACAGACTGCAGGAGTGCTCCGCGCTCTCCGTCATTCGTATCGGTGGACCAGTGCAGGTGGGCGTACGCGTAGGCCCGCCCGAGGCGATCTTGAATGGCCTCGAGCTCTTCCAAAGCCGTGGCCAGGGCAACGGGGGATAACTCCGAAATACGCCCCTGATACTGTTCGGCAAACGCCTCCGCCGCTTCGTCCGCCTCCTCGAGACTTTCCTTTACGTCCGTGGGGCTATCGTGCAGGTCGTCGAGGCGCCACCGTACGTCGTTGGCACTCGTCTCCGGATCGGGCATAATACAGCAGGGGTCATGGGGAATCGACGGGCGAATTGAAACGCTTCCACGAGCGGCAAGCGCGGTGCGTTCCTCTCGTCCCTCCCTCCTCCCCGAACGACCTGCACCGGAATCGTTACATTCGATCGGCCCGCCGGATCGGACGTGACGCCCGTCATTTTGACGAAGTGTTCACCGCAGCTCCGTATCATGGAACGGGGCTAACGGTACGGAATTCCTCTCCGATTCTCTGCAACAAGTGCTTTTCTCTCATGTCGGATACGCCCTTCGTGCCCCTCACCTCCGACGCGGATTGGGCGGAGGCCCGCGATCGCTCGGCGGAGACGCCCGTCCTCATTTTCAAGCACAGTTCCTCGTGCCCCGTCAGCGGACAAGCCGACGCCGAGATGACCGAACTTGCCCGAGAAACGGACGTGCCCATCTACAGAGTCGTCGTCCAAAACCACCGGGCCGTATCCAATATCATTGAAACCGAGCTAGGCGTGCGGCATGAAACCCCGCAGACGATTCTCCTGCACGAACAATCCCCCGTATTCAACACGTCCCATTTCAATGTGACGGCGGATACGCTGCGGGAGGAGCTGCGCCGTGTTTCTGTTTCTATCCAATAACCTGCCCCTACGACGATGCGTCGCTTCCTTCTCGTTCTCTGCTGTGCTGGCCTATTGGGCAGCCTCGCTGCCTGCGGATCCGACGACGGCTCCTCTCCGGCAGACGCCCCAAAGACCAGTGCCGAGGCCAAGTCCGGCACAAGTTACCAGACCGATCCGGTGCCGGCCCCCGACGTCACAATGACAACCCTGGACGGACAGGAGATCAACCTT is part of the Salinibacter sp. 10B genome and encodes:
- a CDS encoding M3 family oligoendopeptidase → MPDPETSANDVRWRLDDLHDSPTDVKESLEEADEAAEAFAEQYQGRISELSPVALATALEELEAIQDRLGRAYAYAHLHWSTDTNDGERGALLQSVREAYNRTNQKLLFVEVEWADVEEAHASEILEHEAVADYRHYLETEYLQKEHVLSEPEEKVLSEKSITGTQAWTRYFDETLGATRYELEGEELTQEEILSKLYEPDRELRRNAALSFTEGLTENQRTLTFVFNTLLADKASTDRLRNYDHWLESRNLSNEVDDETVQALIESVTGRYDLVARFYELKRRLLDLDELYDYDRYAPVGEADTTYEWGEARSMVLDAYGDFHPDMQDVARRFFEENWIDATMAEGKRSGAFSHGTVPSAHPYVLLNYTGKPRDVQTLAHELGHGVHQFLSREQTIFHHGTPLTTAEMASVFGEMLVFQRLMRQEDDPQNRLAMLVSKIDDTLATVFRQMAMNRFEDRIHTERREDGELQPERFAEHWMETQEAMFEDSVTLGDHYRHWWSYIPHFLHTPGYVYAYAFGELLVLALYARYQEAGDAFAEQYVDLLRAGGSDWPHELVGQLGVDLEDEQFWEKGLAQIEDLIAEAEALADPKTDDNASVGADVRV
- the ytxJ gene encoding bacillithiol system redox-active protein YtxJ — its product is MSDTPFVPLTSDADWAEARDRSAETPVLIFKHSSSCPVSGQADAEMTELARETDVPIYRVVVQNHRAVSNIIETELGVRHETPQTILLHEQSPVFNTSHFNVTADTLREELRRVSVSIQ
- the sulP gene encoding sulfate permease codes for the protein MLQRVGTWLQGYLPISEWVSNYTADRLRRDATAGLTVGTMLIPQGMAYAVIAGMPPIYGLYAGLVPLLIYPLFGSSRQLAIGPVAIDMLIVAAGVGALAQSGTERYVALAILLTAMVGVIQVAMGGLRLGFVAGLLSRPVIAGLTSAASLIIACSQLGNLLGVELGRSQYVHVLLWDALQHAGDTHGLTLGLSVGCIGVLVGLSRWWPRVPGPLVVVVLGTVGSWGLGLGQDGVEVIGAIPTGLPTPEVWSTSFSDLNALLPAAITLALVQFMKDASLGRIFAKRHGYNINPNQELIGVGAGNVVGSFFQAIPASGSFSRSAVNDQAGAQTPLANAFAAGVIALTLLFLTPLFYYLPVPALAAIIVVSGLGLIDLHELRMLFRARRRDGYIALFTAASTLFIGVQEGILLGIGASVLGVLFRISRPNVAELGHVPGTRRFRDVDRFEQAIRLQDILILRVDAAYSFANSDYFRDFLLEKSKREGRDVSVVVVDGSSINALDTTAVEALDSVANRLEEDGIEVHLTGLIGPVRETVRRSGLYARFGADRFHLDPHAAVMQVLRRWDAADGGSRVEEYLATTDPEKKETTPAAS